From Theileria annulata chromosome 1, complete sequence, *** SEQUENCING IN PROGRESS ***, one genomic window encodes:
- a CDS encoding ADP-ribosylation factor GTPase-activating protein, putative (Tap349e08.q2ks7.C.cand.67 - score = 38.92) — translation MAEGKEIIHLHELLAIESNNVCFDCGSVGPTWASLSHGSFICLTCSGIHRGFGLQISFVKSITMDSWTSRQLLYMKNGGNANLKAFFDEYKIMDLPITSRYKTEGAAYYRRRLRAIVDGTPVPPVLDPVIALQPESQMSDYYTNTSTESESNTSESKKHYSKKKLPYSSNLIHSDVFNSLGTTLGSFVQTACANAERAVSDIQSSQVFDNAKGVFETGKVWFKDKSKKLASQVQDPEWWEDKEAKAKVGAQKFANQLSHAASNASEWFQRIVTGIPPSPNSPHAAFDDHNYGASSGPHNNPVGVSGGASLWNSQPRDFDESDPLMSHFKKPSLK, via the exons ATGGCTGAAGGCAAAGAAATAATTCACCTACATGAATTACTTGCCATTGAAAGTAATAACGTTTGCTTTGATTGTGGATCAGTAGGACCTACATGGGCCTCCTTGTCACACGGAAGTTTTATTTGTCTTACATGCTCAGGAATCCATAG AGGGTTTGGACTACAAATTAGCTTCGTTAAGAGCATCACGATGGATTCGTGGACCTCTAGGCAGCTGCTTTACATGAAAAACGGTGGAAACGCTAATTTAAAGGCATTTTTTGACGAATACAAGATAATGGATTTGCCAATCACATCCAGATACAAAACTGAAGGAGCAGCTTACTACAGAAGACGCTTAAGAGCAATTGTTGATGGAACTCCAGTACCACCAGTACTTGACCCAGTAATTGCACTTCAACCAGAGTCACAAATGTCtgattattatacaaacACATCTACAGAATCAGAATCTAACACCAGCGAAAGTAAGAAACATTACTCAAAGAAGAAATTGCCTTACTCATCAAATTTGATCCACTCAGACGTGTTCAATTCGCTCGGAACTACATTAGGATCATTCGTTCAAACAGCCTGTGCAAACGCAGAAAGAGCAGTGTCAGATATACAGTCAAGTCAAGTTTTTGATAACGCTAAAGGAGTATTTGAAACT gGAAAGGTGTGGTTCAAAGACAAAAGTAAGAAATTGGCCTCCCAAGTACAGGACCCAGAATGGTGGGAAGATAAAGAAGCAAAAGCGAAAGTAGGAGCACAGAAGTTCGCAAACCAATTGTCACAT GCTGCAAGTAATGCATCGGAATGGTTCCAAAGAATTGTTACAGGAATACCGCCTTCCCCTAACTCTCCACACGCAGCGTTCGATGATCATAACTATGGCGCTTCGTCTGGCCCACATAACAACCCGGTAGGTGTTAGTGGAGGAGCATCACTTTGGAACAGCCAACCGAGAGATTTTGACGAATCAGATCCCCTAATGAGTCATTTTAAAAAGCCCAGTTTAAAGTGA
- a CDS encoding DNA-directed RNA polymerase I, putative (Tap349e08.q2ks7.C.cand.68 - score = 154.07) produces MKNYDSTVSTEVNGLSLLFLSSAEIKSLSCSEIKNAGRIDHESAGKSCIYDPSMGSTEIYRLCSTCNEMTNCDGHLGHISFSIPLFHPMMINTLCKLLKTVCFYCGRFKFKSNTWFDFLLLFETAQRGDLEDLIILDQILTLESDDHEIKDVNPAQQLRDKIITEITERFNRKRNLLMTEIKEKKSEFLDYFTEMDHDSNMWNEIRNRFFNKTSQKFFCNECSQKGKIMIKPSSDLSYIEVSWPQNHDRPNLIKSFKRFIEEDYGGDVNYNTSETVNSKNFEEEKMIELTNKVNEDIISCSLKSLNQTGKSVNTVHLQSFHLYPYLDHLFRVYSRLLNHVFPQSIVLGHKIFFMDCMGVSANRFRPPLVTTDKQIVLHSRSTALLDIVMANEFVKLFLQFKYDEANYNDNGSDVSEQLNGGNQEVKSKTLKLSLVEYLSKMNYKIDEKQLEQFESYLKDYKDLNEAIRDQILNLQKKLSSYMDNGNPRPGVKQTMEHKTGTVRQNMLGKRVNYSARTVIAPDCFIDTNQMGMPLKFALELTVPEYVTKYNVNFLRKLVINGPKVYPGAKMLRDTNGKIYNLSALSYNERVAKAKLLLVGLSEGNATKIVYRHILDGDVVLMNRQPTLHKPGIMAHFVKILTNQKIFRLNYVNCSTYNADFDGDEMNLHLPQDYLSQSEAQLIANADCQFVVPKNGQPIRGLIQDHCQGGALLTSRDTFFTKSEFFNLVYLSFNSFVSTNSLMYLSNQDLHFVEEDIKLDVQLHQLVKRLKVLSDPFSRKITNRNIKIYLDQPAILYPKQLYTGKQVITCVLKTLIDNISVGLGDTDNNKYNGINLQSKSQTPGDAWGGSYDGDKEESTIIIRNSELLQGVLDKSQFGASSYGLTHLIYELLGPRVCGMLLNSFSYLFTSFLQMRGATCSPKDFFLTETAESERNKILKRIKYAGIHLQELFISLSRNTNNIPPNTNGHDNGNYNENKKLLNELVSDFKLFYDNVKNYMSEMKFEDLDDLGSFRSFVKALLNVFSSISNSNNRNVNEAIRKYMCKLIERCSKVTRLRNLLLQYLLRLPPDSNLKLVQLKFPNWLAQYSDLDKTEPKQNPIENFMENYAELSNSLNKNGLKNGNNGASYKLGDSYTTCMKFYKMVCNSPRENHLLSTFDRFFQNNIVSVSSSINELVDSTVVKFPKNGFATMVSTGAKGSKVNFAMISCALSQQTLEGKRVPVMPSVRTLPCFAFGDFGSRAGGFISDRFLTGLRPQEYFFHCMSGREGLVDTCVKTAKSGYLQRCVLKAMEDIIVCYDSTVRDSNSNIIQFKYGEDGIDVCKSSYLSQLHDLQVNEIYQWSNDPKNLKSSDSDSMDLDEQEGDLDNGSRFYLRNSKTGVYNKNRETDSNFKAYFERCKCDPGEAVGCIAGQSIGEPATQMTLNTFHLAGHGAANVTLGIPRLVEILQNTSHCSTPYFSVPILGKNEDEIAENAENAINALRKIYLSDIVQSVGMETNVYVNKNSEKEWEYSATIQFDDFNLFRKVIGHFDTSDIIKVCSHSLIKSFMKRVLGQMIVTMDINVPFELSDKTDQLEEFWNMFVMEKQIVKRDKLSTRIRKMILSSGSSSDIPKGVGGQDITDTVFPSLEDSVCDSHGGDEDEDSEGGTESSVEESEVDEEVGEEEDEGHGEEELQEEEQEKEDDLDEEEEGEEEFEVLDASQSSSATVEDIPMDLDKETGDPNLMNLDEQDDTLSGVDDFNSPTLSPTRMRNESSGIKEGKQKIFTINRKVFHFAKSLEYSEETSTMVLKFGWPVIKCPYFLDLLPLLKQEISQLVLRDSYGIRQSRIVFQTVDDKEEYTLHCDGTNLKRLFMLRENIVDFNRIKMNDVATVFKYYGIEAARSCIVSELQKVFSVYGIKVDYRHLTLIADFMTQKGDVRTFTRYGMARHTSPLLQMSFESTMKFLMDASERGAYDNLKSPAGGLMTGKPVHVGSSLCRLMHVVDLKNTNSKKLVQFEDQYQF; encoded by the exons ATGAAGAACTACGATTCGACAGTATCGACTGAAGTCAATGGACTGTCACTCTTATTTCTGTCGAGCGCTGAAATAAAGTCACTGTCGTGTtcagaaattaaaaatgcAGGAAGAATCGATCACGAATCTGCAGGGAAGTCGTGTATTTATGATCCATCAATGGGATCAACGGAGATCTACAGACTCTGCTCGACGTGTAATGAAATGACAAACTGCGATGGACATTTAGGTCATATCAGCTTTTCAATACCGTTGTTTCACCCAATGATGATAAATACTCTTTGCAAACTCCTTAAGACG GTGTGTTTCTACTGTGGAAGATTTAAGTTCAAATCCAATACATGGTTCGATTTTTTATTGCTTTTCGAAACTGCACAGAGAGGAGATCTAGAGGACTTGATTATTCTAGACCAAATCCTAACACTGGAATCAGATG aCCATGAAATCAAGGATGTCAACCCAGCACAGCAACTAagagataaaataattacagAAATCACAGAAAGATTTAATAGAAAAAGAAATCTTTTGATGACTGAAATCAAAGAAAAAAAAAGTGaatttttagattattttaCAGAAATGGACCACGATTCGAATATGTGGAATGAGATAAGAAATCGGTTCTTTAATAAAACATCGCAGAAGTTTTTCTGCAATGAATGTAGTCAAAAGGGcaaaattatgataaaaCCATCTTCGgatttatcatatattGAAGTATCATGGCCACAAAATCATGATCGACCAAACCTTATTAAGAGCTTTAAAAGATTTATTGAAGAAGATTATGGTGGAgatgtaaattataatactaGTGAAACTGTAAATAGCAAAAATTTTGAGGAAGAAAAGATGATTGAACTGACAAACAAAGTGAACGAAGATATAATTTCATGTTCACTGAAGAGTCTAAACCAGACAGGAAAGTCAGTTAACACGGTACATTTGCAATCGTTCCATCTATATCCATATCTAGATCATTTATTCAGAGTTTATTCGAGACTTTTAAACCATGTGTTTCCACAGTCGATCGTGCTCGGacataaaatattcttcatGGACTGCATGGGAGTGTCAGCTAACAGGTTCAGACCACCGCTAGTAACCACAGATAAACAAATTGTACTACACTCAAGATCAACAGCACTACTAGATATCGTGATGGCAAATGAGTTTGTAAAACTGTTTCTTCAGTTTAAATATGATGAAGCAAACTATAACGATAATGGCAGTGATGTTAGTGAACAGCTGAATGGAGGTAATCAGGAAGTTAAATCTAAAACTTTAAAACTGAGCCTTGTGGAGTATCTGTCGAAAATGAACTATAAAATCGATGAGAAACAGTTGGAACAATTCGAGAGCTACTTAAAGGACTATAAAGACCTGAATGAAGCGATCAGAGACCAGATATTGAACTTGCAGAAAAAACTCTCATCATACATGGATAACGGTAACCCGAGACCAGGAGTAAAACAGACAATGGAACATAAAACAGGAACAGTTAGACAAAATATGCTAGGGAAAAGAGTAAACTATTCAGCTCGAACAGTAATAGCACCGGATTGCTTTATAGATACAAACCAGATGGGAATGCCATTAAAGTTTGCATTGGAACTAACAGTGCCAGAATATGTAACTAAATATAACGTAAACTTTCTGAGAAAACTAGTAATTAATGGACCAAAGGTATACCCAGGAGCTAAGATGCTTAGAGATACAAACGGAAAGATTTACAATTTGTCAGCACTAAGCTATAATGAGAGAGTAGCAAAGGCAAAATTACTGTTAGTGGGCTTATCGGAAGGAAATGCAACAAAAATAGTCTACAGACACATACTTGACGGAGATGTAGTATTAATGAACAGACAACCAACATTGCATAAACCGGGAATTATGGCACATTTTGTAAAGATACTAACAAACCAGAAGATTTTCAGACTTAATTATGTAAACTGTAGTACATATAACGCAGATTTCGATGGAGATGAGATGAATTTGCATCTTCCACAAGATTATTTGTCGCAATCAGAAGCACAACTAATAGCAAATGCAGATTGTCAATTTGTAGTACCAAAAAATGGACAACCAATAAGAGGATTGATCCAGGATCACTGCCAAGGAGGAGCACTACTTACAAGCAGAGATACATTTTTTACGAAATCTGAGTTCTTTAACTTGGTATATTTATCATTCAACTCTTTTGTAAGCACAAATTCGTTAATGTACCTGAGTAACCAGGATTTACATTTTGTGGAAGAGGATATTAAATTGGATGTACAGTTGCACCAATTGGTGAAAAGATTAAAGGTTTTATCTGATCCATTCTCACgtaaaataactaatcgaaacattaaaatatatctTGACCAGCCAGCAATATTGTACCCAAAACAACTATATACAGGGAAACAG gtTATAACATGTGTGTTGAAAACActaattgataatatttcGGTTGGTTTGGGAGACactgataataataaatacaatGGAATTAACCTGCAATCTAAGTCCCAAACACCAGGAGACGCATGGGGAGGATCGTATGATGGAGATAAGGAGGAATCGACAATTATAATTAGAAATTCAGAATTATTGCAAGGAGTGCTCGACAAGTCACAGTTTGGAGCAAGCTCATACGGACTTACACACCTGATCTATGAACTCCTTGGACCGAGAGTGTGTGGGATGCTGTTAAATAGCTTTTCATACCTGTTTACATCATTTTTGCAAATGAGAGGAGCAACATGCAGTCCGAAGGATTTCTTTCTTACTGAAACAGCAGAATCTGAGCGTAATAAAATACTAAAAAGGATAAAATATGCAGGTATCCACTTACAGGAGCTGTTTATCTCACTGTCGAGAAACACGAATAATATCCCCCCGAACACTAACGGTCATGATAACGGAAATTACAACGAAAATAAAAAGCTGTTGAATGAATTGGTATCTGATTTTAAGTTGTTTTATGATAACGTTAAGAACTATATGTCTGAAATGAAGTTTGAGGATCTGGATGATTTGGGTTCCTTTCGTTCATTCGTCAAGGCCCttttaaatgtattttcGTCAATTTCAAACTCTAATAATAGAAATGTTAATGAAGCCATTAGGAAATACATGTGCAAGCTAATTGAAAGATGCTCAAAGGTTACTAGACTTAGGAATTTGCTTCTACAATATCTGTTACGTTTGCCACCTGACTCTAATTTGAAGCTGGTTCAGCTAAAATTCCCAAATTGGTTGGCACAGTATTCAGATCTAGATAAAACTGAACCTAAACAAAATCctatagaaaattttatggAAAATTATGCAGAATTATCGAATTcattgaataaaaatggaTTAAAGAATGGGAATAACGGAGCAAGTTACAAGTTGGGGGACTCATATACAACATGCATGAAGTTTTATAAAATGGTGTGTAACAGCCCAAGAGAGAATCATCTTCTATCAACATTTGATAGGTTCTTCCAGAATAACATAGTTTCAGTGTCTAGTAGTATTAACGAACTAGTGGACAGCACAGTAGTCAAATTCCCAAAAAATGGATTTGCAACAATGGTGTCAACAGGAGCCAAAGGAAGTAAGGTCAACTTTGCAATGATATCATGTGCACTCTCTCAACAGACGTTGGAGGGAAAGAGAGTGCCAGTAATGCCATCAGTAAGAACATTGCCCTGCTTTGCATTCGGAGATTTCGGTTCAAGAGCAGGAGGCTTTATTTCTGACCGGTTCCTAACAGGTCTGAGACCACAGGAGTATTTTTTCCACTGCATGTCCGGAAGGGAAGGTTTAGTGGATACATGTGTTAAAACCGCAAAGTCAGGATATTTGCAAAGATGCGTTTTGAAAGCAATGGAAGATATAATAGTGTGCTATGACTCGACAGTTAGAGATTCAAACtctaatataatacaatttaagTACGGAGAGGATGGAATTGACGTGTGCAAAAGCTCTTACCTGTCACAGTTACATGACCTCCAAGTAAACGAGATATACCAGTGGTCGAATGATCCAAAAAATCTAAAATCATCGGATAGTGATTCAATGGATTTGGATGAACAAGAAGGTGATTTGGACAATGGGTCCAGATTTTATTTGAGAAATTCTAAAACTGGTGTGTACAATAAAAATCGTGAAACGgatagtaattttaaagcATATTTCGAGAGGTGTAAGTGTGATCCTGGAGAAGCTGTGGGATGTATAGCAGGTCAGTCTATTGGAGAGCCAGCAACCCAAATGACTCTAAACACATTTCATCTGGCTGGTCACGGAGCAGCAAATGTAACTCTAGGTATCCCAAGACTCGTGGAAATTTTACAGAACACATCACACTGCTCCACGCCCTACTTCTCAGTTCCAATTTTGGGAaaaaatgaagatgaaaTTGCTGAAAACGCAGAAAACGCCATAAATGCACTCAGGAAAATTTACCTTTCAGACATTGTTCAATCGGTGGGCATGGAGACTAACGTATACGTCAACAAGAACTCTGAGAAGGAGTGGGAATACTCAGCAACAATACAATTTGACGATTTTAACTTATTTAGGAAAGTTATTGGGCACTTCGATACGAGCGATATTATTAAAGTCTGTTCACACAGTTTAATTAAATCGTTTATGAAAAGAGTCTTGGGACAGATGATAGTAACAATGGACATCAACGTCCCATTTGAGCTTTCAGATAAGACAGACCAGCTGGAGGAGTTTTGGAACATGTTTGTAATGGAGAAGCAGATTGTAAAGAGGGATAAGCTGTCTACGAGAATCAGGAAGATGATATTATCAAGTGGTTCATCTAGTGATATTCCAAAGGGAGTTGGCGGGCAAGATATTACAGATACTGTATTTCCTTCCTTAGAAGATTCTGTATGTGATTCTCATGGGggagatgaagatgaagatagTGAAGGAGGAACTGAATCTTCAGTAGAGGAATCAGAAGTAGACGAGGAAGTTGGggaagaagaagatgaagGACATGGGGAAGAAGAACTACAAGAGGAAGAACAGGAAAAGGAAGATGACCTTGATGAGGAAGAAGAGGGTGAAGAAGAATTTGAGGTTTTGGATGCTTCACAATCATCATCTGCAACAGTAGAAGACATCCCTATGGATTTAGATAAGGAAACTGGTGATCCTAACTTAATGAATTTGGATGAACAGGACGACACTTTGTCCGGTGTGGACGACTTTAATTCACCAACCCTATCTCCTACCAGAATGAGGAATGAAAGTTCAGGAATTAAAGAAggaaaacaaaaaattttcaCAATTAATAGAAAAG TTTTCCACTTTGCTAAATCTCTTGAATATTCTGAAGAAACATCCACAATGGTCTTAAAGTTCGGATGGCCTGTTATAAAATGTCCATA ttttCTTGATCTTCTGCCCCTTCTAAAACAGGAAATCTCACAACTTGTTCTGAGAGATTCCTATGGAATACGTCAGTCTAGAATAGTGTTTCAAACTGTAGACGACAAGGAAGAATACACACTACACTGTGACGGGACTAATTTGAAGAGATTGTTTATGTTAAGGGAGAATATTGTCGATTTTAACCGCATCAAGATGAACGACGTGGCTACAGTTTTCAAGTACTACGGAATTGAGGCTGCACGGTCATGTATAGTTTCTGAACTCCAAAAAGTCTTTTCTGTTTATGGTATTAAGGTTGACTACAGACATCTCACACTAATCGCAGATTTTATGACTCAAAAAG GTGATGTTAGAACTTTTACAAGGTATGGAATGGCTAGACACACTTCTCCTTTACTCCAAATGTCCTTTGAATCAACAATGAAGTTTCTCATGGATGCTTCTGAGCGTGGTGCTTATGACAACCTCAAGTCACCTGCCGGTGGTTTAATGACAGGCAAACCAGTCCATGTTGGATCAAGTTTATGTAGATTAATGCACGttgttgatttaaaaaacactAATTCAAAAAAATTGGTTCAGTTTGAAGATCAATACCAATTTTAG
- a CDS encoding Tpr-related protein family member, putative (Tap349e08.q2ks7.cand.62 - score = 41.69;~9 probable transmembrane helices predicted for TA05780 by TMHMM2.0 at aa 375-397, 404-426, 441-458, 467-489, 509-531, 544-566, 595-617, 638-660 and 670-692), with product MSEGADPNPTKNYSQSDGFGVGTTQIAAYMFAGLAMMLNIRLSYSAAPFALLRFKLPENLFSVFVRTTSSALELWCIPSMLIGNIMEQVYNKTQNTTGPHATSLKEAAGTSSGDEGKLWKLAKELNENANSLEGAAPEGTTDDEALKQKAGANDQVPGTLRYLAKTLYNAAKALATAVTEASGTDNQASENLANAIGDKDEAPSGGKLTNLRQALAQLASRGQASDVTSQYSTVEGRFQAVQRQDTSGQYTGAAKAKYQEVKAAWNAFDKVYKANLKNFAQDLKNAVGEESGPGLQGALKNLNSDGSTDNALEVIKKFNNVADKYNKVKELGDTYKAIGATQSPYNNVETKFTDLQKKYSEAIYKYKFYFLTIPSMITNWLNFLTFVILFIIYVTGGDQGHVTGYYWIMAISGFVFGINMVLVYAVDYRYLPFYMAGENSFPMVTSLILYFATSIFGNRRKYNSDYLVVVIDVSIAIVIAFVASVLWTWAFYNYRTTMYDDQTPNPWPLISPVAMVIVGMGLVYSIYPGIAPGMIVPFYLIDKIEMVLLVATAFPPVIIAILRKYAENWSPQTKFVFPGFGGWTKYTDGSTTVHAYIWHLFDILIPLKISLAIIFIYSLHYRDSSISRAIVNQPKMSTALTITFYMCHEILLALGFPGMVGNGGAGGAVLLPTQYAGALLMVFLAFYSIGYITEYKKHDPSRWPTDGMTKLNALCYWLKMASKITNKNFKQLFTTDLNIY from the coding sequence ATGAGTGAGGGTGCTGATCCTAATCCTACTAAGAATTATTCGCAATCTGATGGATTCGGAGTAGGAACTACTCAGATAGCAGCTTATATGTTTGCTGGTCTTGCTATGATGCTTAATATTAGACTGTCTTACAGTGCTGCTCCATTTGCCTTGTTGAGGTTTAAGTTACCTGAGAATCTCTTTAGTGTCTTTGTTAGGACTACTTCAAGTGCTTTGGAACTATGGTGTATTCCAAGCATGCTCATTGGTAATATAATGGAACAAGTTTATAACAAGACTCAAAATACTACAGGACCTCATGCCACAAGCCTTAAAGAAGCGGCTGGTACAAGTTCGGGTGATGAAGGTAAACTTTGGAAACTGGCCAAGGAACTAAATGAGAATGCCAACTCACTAGAAGGTGCAGCTCCTGAAGGTACTACCGATGATGAGGCACTTAAACAAAAAGCTGGAGCAAATGACCAAGTTCCTGGTACACTAAGATACTTGGCCAAAACCCTCTATAATGCAGCCAAAGCACTAGCCACCGCAGTTACAGAAGCTAGTGGTACTGATAATCAGGCATCCGAAAATCTTGCCAATGCTATAGGTGATAAAGATGAGGCTCCTTCTGGTGGTAAACTTACTAATCTTCGACAGGCACTCGCTCAACTTGCTAGTCGTGGTCAGGCCAGTGATGTTACAAGTCAATACAGCACAGTCGAAGGGAGATTCCAAGCAGTTCAGAGACAAGATACCTCAGGTCAATATACCGGTGCTGCAAAAGCTAAGTATCAAGAAGTTAAAGCTGCATGGAATGCTTTTGATAAAGTTTATAAGGCTAATCTCAAAAATTTTGCCCAAGATCTTAAGAATGCTGTAGGAGAAGAATCCGGTCCTGGACTCCAAGGGGCCCTCAAAAATCTCAATAGTGATGGTTCTACTGATAATGCCCTTGAAGTAATCAAGAAGTTCAACAACGTAGCTGATAAATACAATAAGGTCAAAGAACTGGGAGATACATATAAAGCCATTGGAGCAACTCAATCTCCATATAACAATGTTGAAACTAAATTCACTGATCTTCAGAAAAAGTATTCTGAGgctatatataaatacaagTTTTATTTCCTAACTATTCCTTCCATGATAACTAATTGGTTAAACTTCCTGACATTTGTAATCctgtttataatttatgttacTGGTGGTGACCAGGGTCATGTTACTGGTTATTACTGGATTATGGCAATATCTGGATTTGTGtttggtattaatatgGTCCTAGTGTATGCTGTAGATTATAGATATCTTCCATTTTATATGGCTGGTGAAAACTCATTTCCAATGGTCACCTCACTAATACTATATTTTGCTACATCTATATTTGGAAATCGGAGGAAATATAATAGTGACTATCTTGTTGTAGTCATTGACGTCTCCATAGCAATCGTAATAGCATTTGTGGCCTCAGTACTATGGACCTGGGCGTTCTACAACTATAGGACTACAATGTATGATGACCAAACTCCCAATCCTTGGCCTCTAATCTCACCTGTTGCTATGGTGATTGTCGGCATGGGTCTGGTCTACTCTATATATCCCGGTATAGCACCTGGTATGATTGTACCATTCTATCTCattgataagattgaaATGGTACTTTTAGTGGCTACAGCATTTCCACCAGTAATCATAGCTATCCTGAGGAAATACGCTGAAAACTGGTCTCCCCAAACCAAATTCGTATTCCCAGGCTTTGGTGGTTGGACAAAATACACAGATGGTTCTACAACTGTTCATGCTTACATCTGGCACCTCTTTGACATCCTAATTCCACTAAAGATTTCCCTAGCTAtcatattcatttattcaCTTCATTATAGAGACTCAAGTATATCTCGTGCTATTGTTAATCAACCGAAAATGTCTACTGCTCTTActattacattttatatgtgtcaTGAGATCCTATTAGCTTTGGGATTTCCTGGTATGGTAGGAAATGGCGGAGCTGGAGGGGCAGTATTACTACCAACACAATATGCTGGAGCTCTACTGATGGTGTTCCTAGCCTTCTATAGCATAGGTTACATAACTGAGTATAAGAAACACGACCCTTCACGGTGGCCAACAGACGGAATGACCAAGTTGAATGCCCTGTGTTACTGGTTAAAGATGGCGAgcaaaattacaaataaaaatttcaaacaaTTGTTTACAACTGATCTAAAcatttattag